The Alphaproteobacteria bacterium genomic interval TACCGGCATCGTCCTTCGCGAAATCACCAAGCTGCATCGCAATGAGGTGACCGAACTGCCTGACCGTCTGCCGCTGGGTGAGGGCGGCTCCACCTCCGGTCTGGCACACGGCCCGTCCTCGCTCGGCGTCCGCGTGCGGGAGTTTGCCACCCCCACGTTCCTGCCGCAGGATGAAAGCGGTTCCACCCAGGACGATGTGGCCGCGCCGACCTTCGACGCCTATGTGAAGGAAGTGCGGGCCAGCGAGATGTTCGATCACAGCCTGGCTCTTCTGGCGGCCACCGCCAGCCAGGCGCTGGCCGTCGCCGGGCGCGACCCGGCGCCGCCACTCAGGCCTTTTCTTGCTGGAATCCGCCGGACCTACCCACTGGTGGACGGTCTGCGTGATCTTGGCGCCGACGGCGACCGGTTGGCCGCTGCCCTGTCGCGGGCCGTCGTCTCCGGCGACCTTGATCTGACGGAGGCGTCGTCGTGACGGTCGTTCTCGACGGGCGGGACGATTTCACCCTGGCCACTCTGCGGCGGGTGGCGGTTGACGGCGAGGCGGTCGCCTTCTCCGACGCCTGCACGGAAAAGATCCGCCAGGGACATGCCCGCCTCATGGACATGATCGAGAACGATCCCGGTCAGTTCATCTATGGCGTCACCACCCGCTTCGGCGAGGGGGCCAAGACCATCCTCGATGCGGCCGGCCGCCGCGAGCAGGCCACCGCACCGCCATACAATTACGGTACCGGTCTTGGGCGCGCCGCTTCGCCCCAGGCCGTGCGCTCCATGATTTTCTGCCGTCTGACCAACTTTGTGGACGGCTGGTCGGCGGTCAGCCTGGGCACCGCCCGGCGTGTCGCCGACATGCTGGACGGCCGGGCGCTGCCGCGGGTGCCACTGGGTGGCCAGAACAATTCCGGCGAGGTGCCGCCGCTGCTCAACCTTTTCGCCCATCTCTATGGCGATGAGTGTGAGGAGAAAGACACCAACTGCATCGCCAACGGATCGCCCTGCGCCTCCGGTCTGGTAGGCGAGCTGGCGCTGCGCGCGCGCCACCGCCTGCATCTGGCGGAGCACGTCTTCGCACTCTCCATAGAAGCCGCCAACGCGCCGCTGGAAGCCTATGACCCGGCCTTGCGTTCGTTGTGGGATGACCCCCACGAACAGGCGGCGCTGGACGGCCTCAATGCCTGCCTCGCCGGCGCGCGTAGCCAGGACCGGCGGCCGTTTCAGGCGCCGGTGGCGTGGCGCGTCATCCCCCGTGTCCTGGGTCAGGTCCACCGCGCGGTGTCGGAGGTCGAGCGTATCGCTACGGTCGCCCTGCGGGCCGTCACCGACAGTCCGGTGATCGTACCGACAGAGCAGGGGACGCGGGCCTGGTCCACCGGCGGCTTCCACAATGGTGCGGCCTATCCGACCATCAACTGGCTCAACATGGCGTGGGCCGACATGACATCGCTGACCGCGCGCCAGACCACCAAGCTGATGATGCCGGAGGTCAGCGAGCTGCCCCGCAACCTGCCCCTGGGCGACCATCCTTATGGGGTCGGTACGCACAAGCAGGGCCAGCGCAGCTTTTCCCGCGAGGCGCGCGAGCGCGCCGTCCCGGCGCTGCTGACCATGGACGAGGCGGTGTCCGGTCAGACCGACGTGACGGCGCCGACCTTCCTGGCCTATGAGCGGGAGCTGGAGACCGGATGGGCGACGGACGTCTGCCTGGCTTTGCTGGCGGCCACCGCCAGCCAGGCCCTGGCCGTGGCTGACCGCCAGCCGGCGCCGCCGCTGCAACCGTTTCTCCAGGCGATCCGGCGTGTACTGCCGCCGGTGGCGGCCCTGCATCACGGCGGTTTCAGCGGTGAGCGCCTGGCCGAAGCCTTCTCGGCGGCGGCCGTTTCAGGCGATCTGACCCTGGCCAGTAGCTGAGGGCTGACCACAGGGACTGCCGCCTGGCGGGCGACCGGCGGGCCGGCCTCGGGCAGGTCGGGGCCGACCCCGGATTTCGCGCCGAAACCGCCCGTCGCCGTTGACTTCGGACCGCCTATGGCCTATTCCCTGCGCCACTTCTCCCGCCCTGTTGGCGGGGGACAGGGAATCTGTTTGCCGGCCGTGCGACGTGGCGGTGTAGCCCCTTGGGGCCTGCTGCCGTATCCGGCCTCTGGGAGTTTTGCTGATGGGCCTCGCCGCTCAGACATTTTCGGTCAAGCCGGCCGATGTAGAAAAGAAATGGCTGCTGATTGATGCCGACGGGCTGGTGCTCGGGCGGGTCGCCAGCATCATTGCCAATCGTCTGCGCGGCAAACACAAGACCACCTTCACCCGGCATGTGGACTGCGGTGACAATGTCATCGTCATCAATGCCGAAAAGATCCGCCTGACCGGCCGCAAGCTGACCCAGAAGACCTATTACTGGCACACCGGTTATCCCGGCGGCATCAGGGAGCGTACGGCCGACAAGATTCTTGGCGGCGCCCATCCCGAACGGGTGATTCTCAAGGCGGTGGAACGTATGCTGCCGCGTGGCTCCCTTGGCCGCACACAGCTTGGCAATCTCAAGGTCTATGCCGGCGGCGAACACCCGCACGAGGCGCAGCAGCCGGTACCGCTGGACGTTGCCGCCATGAACCCGAAAAACACACCTCAGTCCGTCCGCAAGACGGGCGTGGTCTGATCTCACTAACGGATTTTTCCAGATATGGCCCTGACCAGCACCCAGAACGCCCTTGCCGCCGCCGGCATGACCAGCACCGGTCTGCCGCCGGTCGCCGCGCCGCAGCCCAGGCACGATGCGCAGGGTCGCTCCTACGGCACGGGCCGGCGCAAGGACGCGGTGGCGCGGGTCTGGCTGAAGCCAGGCAGCGGTCGGGTCGTCATTAACGGACGCGATGTGGAAACCTATTTCGCCCGGCCGGTTCTGCGCATGATTCTGGCCCAGCCCTTTGTCGCGGCCGAGCGGACGGAGCAGTTCGACGTCATGGCCACCGTCACCGGCGGTGGGCTTTCCGGTCAGGCCGGCGCCATTCGTCACGGTATCAGCCGGGCGCTGGTGGCCTATGAGCCCGCCCTGCGGGCGGTGCTCAAGCCCGGCAAGTTCCTGACCCGTGATTCGCGTGTCGTTGAGCGCAAGAAATACGGCAAGGCGAAAGCGCGACGTAGCTTCCAGTTCTCCAAGCGGTAGCCTCGGGGAAATACTGGCTCGTGCCAGGGGCGTCCCGCAGGGGGCGCCCCTTTTTCATGCCTGGACCCCGGCCCAACCACGTCATCCGCGCCACGACTCTCGCCTGAACAACGAAAACACCGGACCATGACAAACGACATACGCATCTGCTTTTTCGGCGAGTCCTATTTGCAGGGCTTCGGCGACACCACCGGGCAGGGTCTGCCCGGTCGCCTGACCGCCCATGAAGCCGCCCACGGCCGCATGGTCACCGCCTACAACATGGCTATCCGGGGAGAGACCGTGCGCGACCTGGCGCGCCGCTGGCCGGCGGAGCTGGCGCCACGTCTGGCCACCATGCCGCGCTCGGACGCGGCCTTGGGACTGGTCTTCCTGTTCGGTACCAATGACGTGTCGGACAACGGGTTGGCCCAGGGACTTGATCTTGCCGCTGCATTGGATCTGGCTGCCCGCCTGATGGCTGGCGTCCAGGGCTGCTGGCCCGTGCTGTGGCTGTCCACGCCGCCGCCCGGCGGCAGCGGTCTGGACTCCCGGCGCGTGGCCATCCGCGCTCTGGTGGACGGCCACCGGCGCATTGCCGGGCGACTGGCGATTCCGTTCATCGATCTGTGGCCGGCCCTGGCCGGTGACGCCTGGCGTCAGGCGGTGGCCGATGGTCCGGACGGTGTGCATCCGGCCGCCGCCGGCCACCGCCTGATGGCGGGGGCGGTTGTGCGCCACGCCGCCTGGCCGACGTTCGTTTCGGCCCTGGAGTCGGTCTGCGCTGGCACGGCTTCCACGACAGGCCCCTGTGCCACGGGCCCCGTTGCCACGGGCCCCCGTGCGACGAACCCCCGTGCGACGAACTCCCGTGCGACGCCCGTTGCGTCAGCCGCCGCCGGGCCTATCCTCACCTCACACTCAGGGAGTTCATCATGACCGCCGCCACTCGCGACAGCCTGCAGAAAATCGCCATTCTCGGCGCCTCCGGCTATACCGGGGCGGAACTGCTACGCCTGTTGCTGCGTCATCCCGGCGTGTGGATCGCCGCCCTGACCGCGGAGCGCAATGCCGGTCAGGACATGGCCACTGTCTTTCCGCAGTTCGCCGGCATTGACCTGCCACAGCTTTGCCGTATCGAGGATGTGGCGTGGGACCGGATCGACGTGGTGTTTTGCTGCCTGCCGCATGGCACCACCCAGCAGGTCATCGCCGGCCTGCCGCAGCATCTCAAGGTGGTGGACCTGTCGGCTGATTTCCGGCTGAGCGACGTCGCTGACTATGCCCGCTGGTACGGTCATGACCACCAGGCACCGGCTCTGCAGGAAACCGCCGTCTATGGCCTGACGGAACTGGCGCGTGATGCCGTGCGTCAGGCCCGGCTGGTGGCCAATCCCGGCTGCTATCCGACTTCCGCCGCTTTGCCGCTGGCGCCGTTGCTGGCGGCCGGGCTGATCGATGGCGACGACATCATCATCGATGCCAAATCCGGCGTCACTGGCGCCGGACGGGCGGCAAAGGAAGCCAGCCTCTTTGCGGAGGTCAGCGAGGGCATCCACGCCTATGGCGTGGCCAGCCACCGTCATGCGCCGGAAATAGAGCAGTCGTTGAGTCAGGCTGCCGGCCGGTCGATCACGGTCAATTTCACGCCGCATCTGATGCCCATGAGCCGCGGTATTCTCTCCACAATCTATGTGCGCTTTGCCAGGGGCGCGTCGCTCGGCGATCTGCGCCATGCCCTGGCCACCGCCTATGACGGTGAGCCCTTCGTCCATCTGGCGGCGCAGGGAAGCGCCCCGGCCACCCGTCATGTGCGCGGCACCAATCACTGCCGCATCGGCCTGTTCGAGGACCGTTTGCCCGGTCGCGCCATCCTGCTCAGCGTCATCGATAATCTGGTCAAGGGCGCGTCCGGCCAGGCGGTCCAGAACATGAACGTCATGACCGGTCAGGACGAGGTGACCGGCCTGCAGCAGTTGGCGCTGTTTCCGTGACCATCATCCTGCCTTTCGGCGATCACACGCCGGTGATTGATCCGTCGGTCTATGTGGCGCCCAACGCCACCATCATCGGTGACGTGGTGGTGGGTGAGGGCTCCAGCCTGTGGTTCAATGTGGTCCTGCGCGGCGATGTGTCGCCCATCCGTATCGGCCGACGCAGCAACATTCAGGACGGCACGGTGGTTCATGTTTCCGATGGCGGGCCGGGCACCGACATTGGCGATGATGTGACGGTCGGCCATATGGCGCTGCTCCATGCCTGTACCGTGGAAAGCTTCGCCTTTATCGGCATGAAGGCCTGCGTCATGGATGGCGCAATCGTGGAGTCCGGCGCCATGGTGGCCGCCGGCGCGCTGGTGACGCCGGGCAAGCGGGTCCGGGCCGGTCAGTTGTGGGCCGGCACGCCAGCCCGCTTCATGCGCCAGGTCAGCGAGATCGAGCGCGCCTATTTCGGCTGGTCGGCGGCCAACTATGCCAAGCTGGCCCGGGCCTATCATTCCGGCGATGGCCGCTTCGATCCGGCGGACGTGGAGGCCAGTGGCAGCGGCGTCGCCGCCGGGGTCGAAGCCGCCGCCCAGCGCCTCGCCCGTGACCGCTCCTGATGGTGCCGGGGGGCCCGCGTTTACCGTGGCCCCCGTGTTTACCTTGACCGGACTCACCGCCTCTGGCACAACGCCAGCTAATGCGCGGCTTTGCGCCGGTAGGGGCCGGTTTGCAGCGGTGCCATCGGACTGTCGGTTAACCATGTGGCAACCGCTGCGGGACTAGGCTGGCGACCGCGTTAGAGGCTGCGCTCGCCAGGATGGCGGACCGCGCGCTGGGCCACAGGTGGCTCGGGCAACAGGGGGCCAGGAGACCAGCATGGACCGTTCTGTCGAAGGCCGGACGCCGCGCCGGATGATCGCTCGTCTCGCCGGGTTGGGCGCCGCCGCCCTGCTGCTTGCGGCTTGCTCATCTTATTCAGATTCGGGCTACAACCCTTTGAACTGGAACTATAATCCGATCGACTGGTTCGGCGGTGACGAAGAGCTGGCGACACTCCAGGCGCCGGATGACGCGGCCTCTGATGGCTCCGGGGAGCAGCCGAGCCTGGCCTCTGTGCCGGACGCGCCGGCCACCTCTACCGCCGGCCAGCGTGCGGCCACGGCCGCCGGGCTGCAGGCGGACCGTCAGAACGCCCTGTATGACGAGCCGGAAGAAGAAGAGGAGGTGGTCGCCGCCCTCGCGCCGGCGCCGACCCAGCCGGTCGCCAGTGCCGCCCTGAGCGCGGCTGGTACAGCCAGCGATACGGGCCTGAGCGCGGCCGGCGCGGCCAATCAGACACAGCTTGCCGCCTCCGGCCGGCCGCTCAGCGGCCAGCAGACCGCTATCACCGGCTCCGGCCAGGCCGCCACCACCGCCCGTTCGCTTGTATCGCAACCGCCGGCGCAGTCAGCGCAGACCGCCGCCGCCACCTCCACGGCAACCCAGACCGCGGCCTTTGGCCAGTCCGGCCAGGCGGCACAGGCGATTGCCGGCCAGGCGGTCGGCGCGATAGAGGTCAATACAGGCCAGGGTTCGGTCCTGCAGCAGACCATGCAGCAGGCGCTGGCCATGTCGGCCTCTGCCACCACCGGCATCGTGACCACCGGCACCACTGGCGCCGGCGGCAGCGGCTTGCCGGTCAGCGCCATTCCCGGCCAATCGCTCGGTCCGTCCGTGGGTCAGGGGCGCGGCCAGACGGGCCTTGGTTTCGCCGGCGGCACCCAGCTCGCCACTCTCTATTTCAGCCATGACTCGGCCGGGCTCTCTGGCCAGGACCTGCAGGTGATCGGTCAGCTGGTCAACCTGCTGGAGCGCTCGCCCGGGCTGGTCCGGGTGGTTGGTCATGCCTCCAGCCGCACCCGGCAATTGCCGCTGGATGGCCACCTGCTGGCCAATTTCCAGATGTCCGTTGCCCGCGCCGATGCGGTGGCGGCGGAGCTGGTCCGCCGCGGCATTGATCCGGCCCGTATCATCCGCCAGGCGATGGGCGATTCCGCGCCGGTCTACAGCGAGGCCATGCCTTCGGGTGAAGCCGGCAACCGCCGCGTAGAAATCTGGCTCGACGGCTAGCCGGGGTGGTGTCGGCTCCGCCCCTCAGGGTGGCGCTGGCGGGGCTTGGCACGGTCGGCGTCGGCCTGCTGCGCCTGCTGGCGGCCAATGGTCAGCGCGTTGCCGGCCGCGCCGGGCGCGCCGTTCAGGTCACTCATGTTGCGGCCCGCGACCGCAGTCGTGATCGCGGTGTGCCGCTGGACGCCTGCGT includes:
- a CDS encoding aromatic amino acid lyase, with protein sequence MTVVLDGRDDFTLATLRRVAVDGEAVAFSDACTEKIRQGHARLMDMIENDPGQFIYGVTTRFGEGAKTILDAAGRREQATAPPYNYGTGLGRAASPQAVRSMIFCRLTNFVDGWSAVSLGTARRVADMLDGRALPRVPLGGQNNSGEVPPLLNLFAHLYGDECEEKDTNCIANGSPCASGLVGELALRARHRLHLAEHVFALSIEAANAPLEAYDPALRSLWDDPHEQAALDGLNACLAGARSQDRRPFQAPVAWRVIPRVLGQVHRAVSEVERIATVALRAVTDSPVIVPTEQGTRAWSTGGFHNGAAYPTINWLNMAWADMTSLTARQTTKLMMPEVSELPRNLPLGDHPYGVGTHKQGQRSFSREARERAVPALLTMDEAVSGQTDVTAPTFLAYERELETGWATDVCLALLAATASQALAVADRQPAPPLQPFLQAIRRVLPPVAALHHGGFSGERLAEAFSAAAVSGDLTLASS
- the rplM gene encoding 50S ribosomal protein L13 → MGLAAQTFSVKPADVEKKWLLIDADGLVLGRVASIIANRLRGKHKTTFTRHVDCGDNVIVINAEKIRLTGRKLTQKTYYWHTGYPGGIRERTADKILGGAHPERVILKAVERMLPRGSLGRTQLGNLKVYAGGEHPHEAQQPVPLDVAAMNPKNTPQSVRKTGVV
- the rpsI gene encoding 30S ribosomal protein S9 yields the protein MTSTGLPPVAAPQPRHDAQGRSYGTGRRKDAVARVWLKPGSGRVVINGRDVETYFARPVLRMILAQPFVAAERTEQFDVMATVTGGGLSGQAGAIRHGISRALVAYEPALRAVLKPGKFLTRDSRVVERKKYGKAKARRSFQFSKR
- a CDS encoding GDSL-type esterase/lipase family protein encodes the protein MTNDIRICFFGESYLQGFGDTTGQGLPGRLTAHEAAHGRMVTAYNMAIRGETVRDLARRWPAELAPRLATMPRSDAALGLVFLFGTNDVSDNGLAQGLDLAAALDLAARLMAGVQGCWPVLWLSTPPPGGSGLDSRRVAIRALVDGHRRIAGRLAIPFIDLWPALAGDAWRQAVADGPDGVHPAAAGHRLMAGAVVRHAAWPTFVSALESVCAGTASTTGPCATGPVATGPRATNPRATNSRATPVASAAAGPILTSHSGSSS
- the argC gene encoding N-acetyl-gamma-glutamyl-phosphate reductase, translated to MTAATRDSLQKIAILGASGYTGAELLRLLLRHPGVWIAALTAERNAGQDMATVFPQFAGIDLPQLCRIEDVAWDRIDVVFCCLPHGTTQQVIAGLPQHLKVVDLSADFRLSDVADYARWYGHDHQAPALQETAVYGLTELARDAVRQARLVANPGCYPTSAALPLAPLLAAGLIDGDDIIIDAKSGVTGAGRAAKEASLFAEVSEGIHAYGVASHRHAPEIEQSLSQAAGRSITVNFTPHLMPMSRGILSTIYVRFARGASLGDLRHALATAYDGEPFVHLAAQGSAPATRHVRGTNHCRIGLFEDRLPGRAILLSVIDNLVKGASGQAVQNMNVMTGQDEVTGLQQLALFP
- a CDS encoding gamma carbonic anhydrase family protein, which codes for MTIILPFGDHTPVIDPSVYVAPNATIIGDVVVGEGSSLWFNVVLRGDVSPIRIGRRSNIQDGTVVHVSDGGPGTDIGDDVTVGHMALLHACTVESFAFIGMKACVMDGAIVESGAMVAAGALVTPGKRVRAGQLWAGTPARFMRQVSEIERAYFGWSAANYAKLARAYHSGDGRFDPADVEASGSGVAAGVEAAAQRLARDRS
- a CDS encoding OmpA family protein, producing MDRSVEGRTPRRMIARLAGLGAAALLLAACSSYSDSGYNPLNWNYNPIDWFGGDEELATLQAPDDAASDGSGEQPSLASVPDAPATSTAGQRAATAAGLQADRQNALYDEPEEEEEVVAALAPAPTQPVASAALSAAGTASDTGLSAAGAANQTQLAASGRPLSGQQTAITGSGQAATTARSLVSQPPAQSAQTAAATSTATQTAAFGQSGQAAQAIAGQAVGAIEVNTGQGSVLQQTMQQALAMSASATTGIVTTGTTGAGGSGLPVSAIPGQSLGPSVGQGRGQTGLGFAGGTQLATLYFSHDSAGLSGQDLQVIGQLVNLLERSPGLVRVVGHASSRTRQLPLDGHLLANFQMSVARADAVAAELVRRGIDPARIIRQAMGDSAPVYSEAMPSGEAGNRRVEIWLDG